A segment of the Bos taurus isolate L1 Dominette 01449 registration number 42190680 breed Hereford chromosome 19, ARS-UCD2.0, whole genome shotgun sequence genome:
GGAAGCGGGTGGGAGGAgttgggagactggggttgacacatatacactgttGGTACTTTGCGTaagataactaatgagagcctGTTGCACGGCACGGGGAGTCCACTCAGTGCTCCGTGGTGACCTcgtgggaaggaagtccaaaaggagGAGACGTGTGTCTCCGTGTGGCTgatgcactttgctgtacagtagacacACACAGCATGGTAAAGCtcccatactccaataaaatatgttttaaaagacaCTGCTGCTGCAGGTAAGCCTCCCCTGCCCACTCAGCTCCCATTCACTGAACGAGCACACCCACCCCGAGCCAAGTGAGTGTTGCTGGTAACACCTGACAAGTGTTCCCTTCTCTGAAAAACAGCCTTCAGCCACAGAGCGCCTCCTCTCCCAGGAGAACGTGCACGTCAGCCCAGGGGCAGGGAAGTGGGCAGCCCAGCCCGTGCAGATTCACAAGGGGATCAAGATAAACAAGTCCCCTCGCCTCTCCATGGGATCAGCGGCCCTGTCCAGAGCTCCCCCGGGGATTAAACTGAAGTTACACTCTAGCTGAGCCCACATCCTCGTTCCAGACATGGGCCCTGTGTCTGCAGCACCAGCATCTCCTGGGGACCTGGTAGAAACGCTAGTTCTCAGGTCCCACTCCAGACCCAGCGAAGCAGAGACTGTTGAAACAAGCCCTCCAGGCGCTTCTGACGCGCAGTGTCCGGCTCCATCCTACCTGCCTCACTCTCTGTTTCCTGAGGCTCAGTAAATCAGCTGTGTTTGAATCCctgtctcaggctctgcttcgAGGAGACCCCAACCTAGTCATTCTCCATTTTGCCCAATGTCCTTCCAGCCCACAGCAGCCTGAGCAGAAGCACAGCGCCCACCTGATGCTCTCTGCACAAGTGCGACACGGGCCAGACCAAGGAGCGATGATGCCAAAGGAGCCAACTTCTCAGGGAAAAGATGCCCCGAGTGATGATCCTTCAGGTGAGAGGTCCTGGCACAGAATCAGGCCAGCTTCAAGCTGAGTAAGCGGAGAAACAGAGGTGCAAGGCAGCCCCTGAGGCCGTAAGACATGGAGAGAGTAGCTGCGGTTCCTGACTCTGAGTTCCCGTCCTCATTTCCCCATACTCATGGTCTATACGATCGCCCGTTGCCCGTTTGTAGTTAATCACCATTTCCAGGAACTCTCTTGACTGTGTGGTGGGGTTTTGCCCCGGTGAGAAGAGTCTTGACTAGAACCAAGTTAAACAGGATGGTCGTGGGCCAGGACATAAAAGCAGTTGTAGGAAGCCCACACAATCTCCCACCGCATTACCAAGGCTGACAACAGAACGCTCGTCTTGAGCAGTCAGGAGGGACctcctggtggcccagcggttgAGAATCTGCCCTCCAGTGCAGAGGCCGTGGGCCTGATGCCTGTTCAGGAGAccaaaagcccacacacagcagggCAGCTAGCCTGCATGCCAAAGCTACAGCGCCCGAGAGCTGAAACTGAGACCCgatgaagccaaaaataaataaatgaataaagtataCAGTGCTTAAATCGCACACAGGCTTGCTAGGCGTGAAGCTTCCCCGTGTTCACAGAAATCCCCAGAGCTGTGAAGCAAGTCTgagaaaaaaagtggaaaatgatTGGAACAAGAAAACGGCAAGTAAAGGAGATTCACGGGATGAGTCTGCAGGCGGTTTGAGCCCTTACCCACATCGCATACCTTTACAGCTTGGCTGTGCAGACCAGTTTCCGAATTTGCTGCATTCTACTTCTTCCGGTCCATCCAAGGAATACGTTTCATGGCAGCCAAAGGTGGCGGTGTCCTTATAGTAGAGCACTGGATTTGCAGGATGGTTCACAAACCCATTGTCTGGTCTTGATGGGAATGGGCATCTTACTTCTAAGAAGTTTAAGCAGTAAGCCATGTTAGCATAAACAGTGTGGGGCCCGGTGATCACAGAATGGTTAGGAGCTCCTCTCTTACACCCGTGAGTCACTGCGTGATTCCTCTGATTTCCCCTTTATCTTATCCTCGTGAGACCCTGGACATTAACAGAGAAACAACAAGACTTTGAAAGTAAATTAATGAGTTACCAAGTTCTTTGGGCTTTCGTATAATCACAAGGTATTATTTATTGCAAACTTCATCTGCACACCGTCTAAGATGGTGGGTTTGAACGAAAGAAAAGTCTGTGCCTTTTAATCAGCAGaccatgaaattagaacacaAAGATTCCCTCCATGCACAGTAGAACACTATTGTTTGGGTTTTAAATGTTAAACCCAATTCTGATGATTGTCTTCAGACCGTACAAGAAGCCAGCACGGAGCACGGAGGAGACAAGCAGTACTGCCCCCTGGCCTTAAGACCCCGGCGCTGAAGTCCGAAACCCACACCCGTCTTCGTCGTcctcgttcagtcactaagtctgtccagctctttgcgaccccatggaccgcagcacgccaggcttccccgtcctccactgtctcccagagtttgctcaagttcatgtccattgagccggtgacgccgcccaaccatctcatcctctgttgtcccctctttaTCACACTACAGAAAACCAGGCTGGATGGAGGAGCACAGAGCTTTTGGAAGGTAGTCTAATGCGATGGTTCAAGGATACaaaatccagggacttccctggtccagcggctaagactccacgctcccgagttccacccctggtcagggcaGTGGATACCACATGCTTCAGCTAAAAGATCCcctgtgctgcagctaagacccagcacagccgaataaatcaaatgggttttttaaaaaagagtacaaAATTCGAAGTTGGACTGCTTGGATCAGTTTTGGTTCTTCAGCAAATTGAGTGCAAAGGAATGTATGAGTCTATAATAAAACTAAAGAGAAACAGTCCATGGGAGAAAAACTTTTCCCTGTAGAAGAATTCCAGGTAATAAATATCAAGGACAGATAACACGAGAAAGCCACCACTTTGCAACCATCAGGGCCTCTGCTGACTGAGTCCCGGGTTATCAATGACGGCTCAAGAGCAGGTGTTCACATAGCCTCAAACTACCACCCACAGGGTGCGTACTAACTCCAAAGAGGAAGAGACGCTCTTTTTCACCAAGAGAAGAAGGGTGTGCCCCCTTGACCACAGGATCGAGTCACGCCCGACGGTGCTGACTGACAGCAGCGCCTTCTGCTGAGAGGGGGTGCATTCCTAAAGAGTGTTAACTTGAGTCTAATCATGAGTAAATAAGCAACCAAATTCACATTCTGGAAACTTCTAAAGACAACCAGCATGCACTCTTCATAAACATCAATGAAAGATGACTGAGAAGGCAGAGGATCATTCCTAACTACAGgactgccgccgctgctgctgctgctaagtcgcttcagtcgtgtccgactctgtgcgaccccatagacggcagcccaccaggctcccccgtccctggaattctccaggcaagaacactggagtgggctgccatttcctccttgtaaaggagactaaagagacgTGACAACCAGACACAGGCGTGGTTCACGATTAGATTTCACACAGAACAAAACGTGTGTGTAAAGGAACTTCTGGATCAGGTGGGGCAATTTgcatatgaaataaatattgctAATTGTATATGATTGTTTAAATTATTATCGTAATTCCAAATATGTTAAATATCTTGGGTACAGGGATAACATAGGAGAATCTCATTGTTATTAGGAGGTTCATGCTGCTGAAGCGTTCATGGGTAAGTGTCATCATGTGTATaacttattttcagaaaattcagGGGAAAAAGCATGTctatagaaagaaagagagagaatgttaCAACATGCTGATGGCTGACATATCAATGTAAACAGctgaaaataagaggaaaaacaaCCCCTTGAAGAACCCACTACTTAGGACTcgggagaattaaatgagatgacacaTGAGTGAATAGCAGGACACCAGGCCCTGAGTTAAGTCCCGCAGAAGGTGCTAGGGATCAGTAGAAGCAAGAGCGTCCCTGTGCTACTAAGTACTTCTGCTGGAATCGTTCAGCAGACGTCTGTCCCATCCACTGCGCGAGAGGGTAACAGTCTTCAGTGCCACTCCTCGTGTGCATGATAAATTCTTTACTCTACCTGCTCATTATGCAGTGGACAAATTCAAAGACagtaatgggacttccctggtggcccagcggttaagactccacgctcccgcggcaggaggcacgggttccaTCTTTGATCGGGGAAGATCCCAATGCCACAtggccaataaacaaataaataaatatagcaacGATGATTCCAATTAAAGGAGAaagaattttcatatatatttttaaattgaatattcTTGTGATTCTTAAATTTAGGTAAAAACTACAAAAGCTTATATCGATCTGATCGCAAcccagtttttcactttaaaTCTCTTGAAAGTAAAGCAAAAGCGTTAGTTACTCacccgtgtctgactctttgcaaccccatggactgtagcccgccaggctcctctgtccatgggattctccaggcaagaatactggagtgggttgccatttcctcctccaggggatcttcccgacccagggatcgaacccagatctcctgcattgcaggcagattctttaccttctgagccaacagggaagccctaatctcTTTGGACTTCCCAGTTTAATCCAGGCGTCTCTTCACCAACCTCACTGTAACATTCAGCTGTCCATGCTCACGCCCTGTTCTTCCCTGTCCCCGCCTCCCTGGCTCCCCCTCCTGTGGCAGGCTGCACtgtcccccactccacccccacgtCCTCCTCCCAGGAGCTCTCCCAGGCTGCTCCAGACTGTCCACTGCATCACCTCTCATCACCCTGAGCTAGAAGCCAGACCCCCCTCACCTGGTACCCTCAGCCCCAGGCACAGGGCAGAGGCCACGGTAAACAGGGTCATTCAGAACCCTCTGGAGAGCGGAATGTGCAGCCCCCTTCAGCAGCGAGGCCCTGCACTCCCACGACTGCTCTGCCGTATCGTGGCACCTACCCCTGCATTCTGGCAACTGCGTCCAGTTCCCATGTTCCGTGCAGGTAACGGTGTCATTTCCAAACATCGCGTGGTGTGGCAAGCACTTAAAGACTGCCTTGCTGCCATAGAAGGAGTTGTTCCCAGCCAACGGCTTGTAAACGCTGAGACTTGCAAACTTGGGTATGGGTGGTGGAGGGCAGGttatagctgaaaaaaaaaaaaagaactgtcatTTGAATGGAAATAGCTGagtcttttttaaacaaaatactctttacagaaaggaaaaaatccaAAGATTAACTTGAGAAAATGCAAAATTCGATCAAATGCCAGGATAACCACAGTCCATTGGAGAAGCCAGGGAAGAAAATGTGATCGGAAAATCAGATGTCTGGGCCggccagaaaactgaaaaatgaaggGGATTTAAGTGTTGCCATCACTGATCTGCCTGTTACAAGACCATGTTGCTTAGGCGACTGGACGTCTTGGAACAAAACACTGCCTTGAAGACCTTTCTCGGAGTCAGAACTGGTGAAGGGCCTCACCGAGCCAGCATCCCGCAGTAGCTGCTGATGGTAGCTCGCCACTGAGACGTCTGCGTGGCACCTTGGTGTCAGTGCCGGTGTGTCTGCTCCCACTGAATACCTCCCGCTTTTGTACCCTCTCTGTGTGGCGCTTGCACAAGTGGCTTCACGCAGGGACTCAGAGGTGGGTTGCCATCCTGACCTAAGTGATGTAGAGTTTCAAAGCTCGGGCCAGGGTGTGTCACTCCAAAGGGGCTGCTTCATCTTCCAGAGTGGGAGAccaggatggggcttccctggtggctccttggcaaagaacccacctgccagtgcaggggacatgggttcgatccctgatccaggaagctcCCACGTGCTATGGAGCAACGCAGCCTGTGGTCTAGACAGAAGCCCCTGCCAACggaagcctgcgcaccgcaaTCAGAGTGGCCCCACTCGCCGCAACGAGAGAAAGGCCCACGTGACCACcgaggcccagcacagccacaaaaatcaatcaataaaatcaTTTAAGAAGACATCAGGACAAGCAGTCCCAAAAGAGGTGAGCAGCCACCTCAGGGAGCTGGGACTGAGGGGTTTCAGGGTGTAGATCTTGTATTGATAAAACCAGGAACCCCAGGCCAACCAAGCGGTCACCCTCCTAGAGCTGGACCCGGAGACTCACGGGCACAGACAGGAAGGTCTGGGCTCCACTTCCCTTCCTCAGTGCATTTTGCAGAACTAGCTCCTTTCAGATAAAACCTGCGGAGGGAAAATTGAACCCATTAAATTACAGAGTCATCCACCCCTTGCACCTCAAATTTTTTTCCATCGAGCAGTGCTGCAGATGAATGCTATTGGCTTCTTTTCCATCTTAGAATACTGTTTTCCTGAGAGGCTTAAACTCCTCTAAGGCTCAGCAAGCCTCCCAGCCTGGGGCTTCAAGGCAATTGCTGAAGCAGGAGAGGGTCCCATCACCGCTGGGTGTGGGCCCACCCTCCCTCCCAGTCCCCAAACCCTTGGTCCCCAACCAGCTGGTCAGGGTATCAGGGTAACGGCTTCTAATCCAAGACTCACGTCTTTTTTGGGAATCACAAAAGTGAATCACACCAAGTAATCTCTAATACTCATTTTCTGAGAGCCTGCTGGCCCAAATGTGTAATAACAATGCTGTCTATTAACATTATAAATGTGCCATTGTCCTTGAAGACAATGTATTCAAGATCACTCATCAATAAGTTGGTGTTTCTGTTGAAAGGACTGCCTTTCTCTTCCACACACAGCATTTCTTAATCTCTAATCACAAACCAGGATCCTCAGTGAAATTCTGCCGCTTCCTTCCCTGGGAGGCAGCCCTGGTGAGAAGGAGGGTGTTTCTACACCATCACCCTCAGCCTTCTCCGCAGAATTCtcctgctgtgtgctcagtcctgtccgactctgcgaccccatggactgcagcctgccaggctcctctgtctatgggatttcccagacaagaatcctggagagggttgccatgtctttTTCCAACAGATTTCTCAATCCCAGGGATCGACCTCGCCTTCTGCGttattagcaggcggattctttaccactgaacctagGTCACAGTCCATCAAATTAGCCTAAAGCCCAAGTCTGACTACTAGAATACTTTAACCCCCAAGCCAAGATTTGGCCCAGAGATTATAAAGAATTATCACCCGGCTTCAATAATTTCAATGTACTCCTCGTATGAGTAGCTAATCGGGTGCAGGAAAATTAGATAGAGCATCAACTTCGTATTTTACTGACTGCTGtattctccaccccacccccaaccccactgtGGATTTTTATTCAGTGATTTGTATTCAGCAAGTCCAGCCTAAAGACTAGAAATAAAATAGGGGCCGGCCTTGATGTTCAGCTTAAGGGGGCAGGAATGCGCGGCCTCTGTGAGCCAAAAGTCCTTACCCCGTGTGGCAAGAAAAGCTGATGGTGTTGGGATACTCAAACGTTGTATAGCGTACCGTTCCGTTTTCTAAGATCCCAGCAAAAGGACATACTCTGGCTGtgatttaaagataaaaacatcaTTGTCTAGTTGCAGAATTTcctgttaaaataaaaatgtttaatctcATTTCTATCTTTTGATCCAATGATGCTAGTGATAACTATTTTCAGAAGTTAACTCAAAATAATCTAAGTGACACACGCACTGAGGCATCCATCGTGTTGTTActtcttgtttgttgttgttgctttttttgaTGGCGGGGCATGCAGctcgcaggatcttagttcccaaaccagggagaACCCACGCCCCTGGAGTGGACCCACAGAGTCTGAACCGCTGGCCCCCAGGGAGGTGTCTGCACGTTATAACTGTTAGTCACAAAGACAAAAATCGAACAGTCTAAATGCTTGCTTTGTTGtggttgttgagtcactcagtcgtgttctcctctttctcctctttctcgaccccgtggactgtagcccgccgggctcaggcgagagtactggagtgggttgccatttccttcttcagggaatctttctgacccagggattgaacctgcatctcttgagtctcctgtgttggcaggtggattctttaccgctgagccacctgggaagccccctgatattatatatatataatgcataatattgtatatattatgtataacattgatttaatataatatgtttgtattttattagaaatataaTTTGTAACATCATATCTACTTCTCTTTTCACATCTGCAGTGCCTCCCTCTCCTTTTATCATACcaagtctctttttaaaatctccCCTGGTTCATTCCAGTCATTGTGGCTAATTCCCATCTGaccttttgtaaccccatggactgcatcacgccaggctcccctgtccaccacagtctcccagaatttgctcagattcgtgtccattgagtcattgatgacgtctaaccagctcatcctctgcccaccctctcctcctggcTTTTGGAAAACAGCACTGACTGTCCGCAGTCTCTCCTCCCATGAAGcccacccccactgccccccGCCCCGCGGCCCTGCTGGCCTTCTGcgcccactgccccccaccccgcggCCCTGCTGGCCTTCTGtgcccactgccccccaccccgcggCTCTGCTGGCTTTCTGCACCCACTGCTCCCGCCCCGCAGCTCTGCTGGCCTTCTGCACCCAGAGCTGGACAAGGTCGGTCATCTCCCCGCCACATACAGGATCTGAATAAGCGGGGAATGTGGGGAAGGAGGCTGACTTACGCATGCATTTCAGCGTGTTGATGGGCCAGAGTCCTGTGAGCGGGCATGTAAACCGCCGGATCCCTCCCCGGGACACGTAGCCCGGCTGGCAGGAGAAGACTATCTGCTCCCCGGGCTCATAGGTCCGTTTCAGTGGAACCACCGTGGAAAACGGTAGCTCATCTGGCTTGGGGCAGGCTGAAACAGAACACAAAGCAGTTGGTTGAGAAATCCGTATTTGCCTTTTTAAGTTTAGCTGGCCCACACAAACGAAAAACATTTAATGCTACCAAAACACTTACCCTGAGTTTTGCTACAAATACTTGATGTGTGCCGTACCCCAGCTAAGCTCCTCATCAGCTTTTAAAGGGGGCTAGGTGTGTTATCCCCATTTGCCAGGCCAGTATACTGAGGCTTAAAGGAGCTAAGTATCTCGCTGAGGAGTTTAAGCATGGCTTCATCAAACAATAAGCACCAATCCAGTCTCCCCAGCATCCGCCCTGAAGAGAATTTAGCTAATCCCTATGGGCCCCTGGCATTTACCAGAGGgttgggtgtgtgctcagtcacgtccgacgcTGTGACtgcatgaactatagcccaccaggctcctctgtccatgggattttccaggcaagaacactgtagtgggctgtcacttccttctccaggggatcttcccgccccagggatcgagccctcgTCTCCTGCGtcagcaggcaggttccttaccactagtgtcccctgggaagcccaggactggatatgcttttttttttttcaaaagccaTGAGTACTCACTTCGTCCTGCGATAGCAACGTGGCAGAGAAACCCCAACAGCAAGACGAGCGCTGGGGGGAGCATGGCGGGTGGGTCACGCCGGCGCTGCCAGAGCGGCTTTCCTCTCCCAAAAGGGGAGCTGTAAATACTGAAGTGCTTACATATTAACCATCTGGGGGTGTTCTTTTATCTCTGTAAATAGAAGATAAAGGATCATGGTTCGAAAGGAACTCCAAACCTACCTTCTTTAATCATTTACTTTTCATCTTGGTGAGTCTGTGTGAAATCTTCATGGACGGTTTCTGTCTTTACCGCACTTATGTTAACGGTGCAGAGTGGCTCGTTCTTGCCTCTGAGACCGTCCTGGTGGCTCCAGATTGCTCGGCCTCTGGTCCAGACCACCTGGTGTCTGTAGTGCTGGCTGGAAAGCCTGGAGCTGCAGCACCTGCTCCAGCCCTGGCCTCGGCGTGTAAACTGAGGCCCGTCACTTACTCTCGGgcttcctctccccacctctgaaGTGACATTCCCTGCCCCAGGTGCCTGGTTCTAAAGGACAGTTTCACAGAGGCAGCGGGGGTTTTAACTCCTAAAACCTGAGCTCGGCGTCTTTTCTCACAAACCGAGGGCTTCCCCTTCTGCCTTCGGTAACACGACCCTCCTGGTAGCTGCTCTCTGCTCTCACACCAGACCAGCACAAAGTCCTGCTCATCCATGCTGAAGCCTTCTCTGATCTGTCTCAACAGACTTCTAGCTCTGCTTGGGGGACTGGAAGGTCGATGTAAAATTACAAGTCCGGACGCTAAGAAGCACAGGAGAGCGGGAGAGGACGGGCAGGTGTCAAGGATGCTCTCGAGCGGGCTCAGAGGGGCCACTCAGGACCCCAGTTCTCATGTCATTCACTCTCAGGGGCTGAATAAGCACGTGGACAATGGCTAGACGGCATATAAAAACAGGACTCTGACCACGGTCGCTGGAGCGACCGGGCGG
Coding sequences within it:
- the APOH gene encoding beta-2-glycoprotein 1 precursor (The RefSeq protein has 8 substitutions compared to this genomic sequence); translated protein: MPPPALVLLLGFLCHVAIAGRTCPKPDELPFSTVVPLKRTYEPGEQIVFSCQPGYVSRGGIRRFTCPLTGLWPINTLKCMPRVCPFAGILENGTVRYTTFGYPNTISSSCHTGFYLKGASSAKCTEEGKWSPDLPVCAPITCPPPPIPKFASLSVYKPLAGNNSFYGSKAVFKCLPRHAMFGNDTVTCTEHGNCTQLPECREVRCPFPSRPDNGFVNHPANPVLYYKDTATFGCHETYSLDGPEEVECSKFGNWSAQPNCKASCKLSIKRATVIYEGERVAIQNKFKNGMLHGQKVSFFCKNKERKCSYTEDAQCIDGTIEIPKCFKERSSLAFWKTDASDVKPC
- the APOH gene encoding beta-2-glycoprotein 1 isoform X1, with the translated sequence MLPPALVLLLGFLCHVAIAGRTCPKPDELPFSTVVPLKRTYEPGEQIVFSCQPGYVSRGGIRRFTCPLTGLWPINTLKCMPITCPPPPIPKFASLSVYKPLAGNNSFYGSKAVFKCLPHHAMFGNDTVTCTEHGNWTQLPECREVRCPFPSRPDNGFVNHPANPVLYYKDTATFGCHETYSLDGPEEVECSKFGNWSAQPSCKASCKLSIKRATVIYEGERVAIQNKFKNGMLHGQKVSFFCKNKEKKCSYTEDAQCIDGTIEIPKCFKEHSSLAFWKTDASDVKPC